In Mesoplodon densirostris isolate mMesDen1 chromosome 2, mMesDen1 primary haplotype, whole genome shotgun sequence, the DNA window AAAACCGAAGAACTGTAAAGCAAGGTTCTTGTCTTCAAAGAACATAGTCTACATAGGGAGATAAAAAATACACATGGGACTATTCAATTTGACATATGATTGAGTGCTAGAATGTGTGATGCAGACAGAAAGTACCAGAAGAAGTTACAGAAGGGGACTATATAGgtgataacttcttttttttttcctgaggtaaaTGTTTTCTGATGGCTTTGTCCATGCAAGATTCATTTACTACTTCTGTTTTACCAGTGATTCCCGATGTTTAGTGGGAGGTTACAGTATGGTTTATGATCATATATTATGTTGAACTTGACAACCACAATCAGTTTTATAGtctaaactggaaaaaaaaaaaaagctaaaggtGGTGGGGGATAAACATACAACCTTAAATATAATCAAGACCAAAATGTTTTTAGGATGCTTTCTCCCAAGGTCAGCATAAAACATTCCATAACATTGTATTCTAGTTCTTTTTCCTGActtcttcatttaaaagaaaaaaatgtgattgtATGCACTCAGAACTTCCATAAATTCCTTTCACGGTCTCAGGTAAAATCGCTGGGACTGTTGCAAATTTCTAAATGAAGAAATGGACGTCTAACACTTGACAATGATCATATTCAGTGCCAAGTCCTAGAATATAATGGACCCTCCCAATTTTAGTCCAGTTCTTGAGCCTCTCAAAGTGTATGTAACACCTAAGCTACTTCTAACTCCCTTTGATTCTTTAGCCACTAATCCTGCATCTAATATCCTCATTCAATCCTATACCCCATGGGTAAGATACCAGAAGGTAGAGTGGGAGGTGTTGGGGGACAGTGGTTACCAAAAAGCCACATTGGAACTGCCCTGGAAGGAGCAGTGACTGAAAGTGTATCTTGGTTTTCCCTGAACTAGTTTAGGCTTCCCTAAATAAAGGGCTTTCTCATTTGTTCTCTGGCTAGGTTTGGGAATATTTTCTTGACCTTTATGCTTCAAATTAGCCTTGCAAATTGGCTCAAAAAATATCTTAGCCTTCAAAGATGTTCTTTTACCTTCCGCATTATGGATCATTCCCATGCTTACCCATGCCTACAGCTCCTGTCATTAAGCAGTGAGAACACAGGACACGTACTCAGCATAATTTAGTAGAAAGATCATAGAAATCAGGGGACAGAACTGATTGTATTTGGTATTGGCTCCATAGTTGATTTCAGAAGTACCTCCTTTAATGTCTCCCCACCCTGAGGCCCTGAGAATATAAACAGAGAGTAATTTGTTTCATGGTTTGAAATTGGGATGGGTTGGTTACATTTCAGAGCCATCAGAGGTGAAACACCAGATAGTTGCTATGGATTTGGAGTACTCAGTGGTTTCAAAGCAttgttttgaagaaagaaaaacccaGGTTTTTGAGGGTTTTGTATTTGGACCTAGAGAAAGGTAAGGGAAGATATATGGCTAAAGATAAAAATGTCTTTCTTATCTGCTTACAAATGCCTGGTACACGAAGCTTGGGTGGGAGGCTTGTATGCTTGGCAGAAAGTCTTAGTCACTCTTCAGCTGCTTAAGCACCAGGGCCTTTTGGCCAGAATATGAACATCTCCCTTTCCTTTAACCCTGATGGAAGCTGAGGAACCATCTAGATCTGCACCATCAAGTTGGCAGTGCTTTAGCCTTGGTCCTGCTGTAAGGGTGTTTGATGTCTCTGTTTTTGCTCTTTTTGCTCCCAGTGTGCCCTGGAGATGCGAGATTTTCCTTTGGCAGCAGGAGGCACACACCCAGAGAATGCTGGAGCCGCAAGGGGACAGGACCCACTTCCAAAGcggagaaaaacaaagaggaaaaaggcGTGCAGGTGGCCAGCGCTAAGGGACTCGCCCAGCAAGCAGTGGGCCACTGCCGCTGTCCTCAGCAGCTGTTTCTGCTGCAGCCCGAGAGGAACTCGGTGAGCCCGTCCCTGTTTGTGGCTGCAAGCTCAGGATTTCAATCAATGCATTCCAGTAACCCTAAAGTGAGGAACTCTCCATCAGGAAACACACAGAGGTGAGGGCTAGGGCCTGGCCCAGCTGCCCCTTGGGGATGTCATAGTGGACCATGAATGCTTATTGGTGGAACAACGTGTTGAATTCGAAGcgaatggggaaagaaaaaaaagataagtaaataGTGATAGAATAGTGAATCAGAGTTTAGGTTAGAGTTTTCCTCTGTTATTATTTGTCCATTATTACCTGGCCGCTCCTATTTACCACCCCTCTCCTCaccaaaacataaagaaaaagaccttaaagaCCAGTCAGTACAGTGAGCTAAACTTGGcaaatgaggaaaccgagacCTGGAATGGTGAGGAGGCCTAAGGTCCTAGAACTAAAACACCAGCCCCTGGACTCCCACTGTGAGGCTTTTTCCTCTGTTCCATGGAAGTTAAGCTGAtgccctaaaataattttttccttctcccctGACGGCAGTGGTTAGTGTGTCTGGTCTGGTGTGATACTGCTTGTTCAGGGAGTAGTGTCCTGGAGGGTTTCCCCAACCTGCCAGTCATGGGCAGGTTTCTTCGCACTCTCCTGGACCTGCTCGTATTTTCCAGCAGGGAGGCTAGTCTCTTGTTACAGCTGTTCCTTGTCATCAGCCGAGAGGCGGGTGGTATTTTGATCTTAACGATGTCTGTTTGTTTACTCTGAGCTAGTCTTAGTGTGAGAGTCATTTCTCTATGTACATAGAAACCGTTGTCCTTTATTGACAGAAGCCCTAGAGATGGGTCCCCATGTGACTCTAGGGTTCCCAAGACCTGGCAGGCCACTCTGCTTGATCCTCCTCTCTGTTGAGAGGTCTGAGATGagagcaggggaggagggagcaagCAAGTGGCTGCGGTGAAAGGTGGGGTGGTTACTTAGTGGTCCAGGTCTCCTTGACCTATGATAAAAATCAGTCCTCCCTAATTTGTGCTGCCCAGTTGCATCCGTTGTCTGATCTCCCTTTGTTATTTGTCTCTTTTAGTAGCCCTAAGTCAAAGCAGGAGGTGATGGTCCGTCCCCCTACAGTGATGTCCCCATCTGGAAACCCCCAGCTGGATTCCAAATTCTCCAATCAGGGTAAACAGGGGGGCTCAGCCAGCCAATCCCAGCCATCCCCCTGTGACTCCAAGAGTGGGGGCCATACCCCTAAAGCACTCCCTGGCCCAGGTGGGAGCATGGGGCTGAAGAATGGGGCTGGAAATGGTGCCAAGGGCAAGGGGAAAAGGGAGCGAAGTATTTCCGCCGACTCCTTTGATCAGAGAGATCCTGGGACTCCAAACGATGACTCTGACATGA includes these proteins:
- the LOC132484170 gene encoding uncharacterized LOC128071544 homolog; translation: MRDFPLAAGGTHPENAGAARGQDPLPKRRKTKRKKACRWPALRDSPSKQWATAAVLSSCFCCSPRGTR